A single Harpia harpyja isolate bHarHar1 chromosome 6, bHarHar1 primary haplotype, whole genome shotgun sequence DNA region contains:
- the LSM8 gene encoding LSM8 homolog, U6 small nuclear RNA associated, protein MTSALENYINRTVAVITSDGRMIVGTLKGFDQTINLILDESHERVFSSSQGVEQVVLGLYIVRGDNVAVIGEIDEETDSALDLGNIRAEPLNSVVH, encoded by the exons ATGACCTCTGCTTTGGAGAATTACATCAACC GTACTGTTGCAGTAATTACTTCTGATGGAAGAATGATTGTG GGAACCCTCAAAGGTTTTGATCAGACCATTAACTTGATTTTGGATGAAAGCCATGAACGAGTGTTCAGTTCTTCACAAGGAGTTGAGCAAGTAGTGCTAGGATTATACATTGTAAGAGGTGATAACGT TGCTGTCATTGGTGAAATTGATGAAGAGACAGATTCAGCTCTTGACTTGGGGAATATTCGAGCAGAACCTTTAAACTCAGTTGTgcattga